The following are encoded together in the Actinobacillus lignieresii genome:
- the tadA gene encoding tRNA adenosine(34) deaminase TadA translates to MFIKPQITQCSLTISEQDIHFMRYALELADRAEAIGEIPVGAVLVDQEGNIIGEGWNQVIQLSDPSAHAEMLAIRQAGKVQRNYRLLDCTLYVTLEPCTMCAGAILHSRLRRLVFGASDYKTGAIGSRFHLFEDYKMNHFLEIRGGVLAEECSQKISRFFQRRRQEQKRQKQAV, encoded by the coding sequence ATGTTTATCAAACCTCAAATCACGCAATGTTCTCTTACCATTTCGGAACAAGATATCCATTTTATGCGGTATGCGTTGGAATTAGCGGATCGTGCCGAAGCGATAGGTGAAATTCCAGTTGGTGCGGTATTGGTTGATCAAGAAGGCAACATTATCGGCGAAGGCTGGAATCAAGTGATTCAATTGTCCGATCCTAGTGCGCATGCGGAAATGCTTGCGATACGTCAAGCGGGCAAAGTACAACGCAATTATCGCTTATTAGACTGTACGCTTTATGTCACTTTAGAACCTTGTACAATGTGTGCCGGTGCGATTTTACATAGCCGCTTACGCCGTTTAGTGTTTGGCGCAAGCGATTATAAAACCGGAGCTATCGGCTCTAGATTTCATCTGTTTGAAGATTATAAAATGAATCACTTTCTTGAAATTCGAGGCGGTGTGTTAGCAGAAGAATGTAGCCAAAAAATCAGTCGATTTTTTCAACGCCGTCGTCAAGAACAAAAACGGCAGAAGCAAGCGGTCTAA
- the pdxT gene encoding pyridoxal 5'-phosphate synthase glutaminase subunit PdxT yields MNDYTKYTVGVLALQGAVSEHIAQIETLGAKAIAVKSLSELQQIDALVLPGGESTAMRRLMHSSDLFQALKSFDKPILGTCAGLILLANKLEGGEPPHLAKMNIQVQRNAFGRQVDSFQTDLMIKGFAEPFPAVFIRAPYISRIGSEVEVLAEWQGNVVFAKQGNLLACVFHPELTSDTRVMELFLQQLKE; encoded by the coding sequence ATGAACGATTATACAAAATATACCGTAGGCGTATTGGCATTACAGGGGGCGGTTTCGGAACATATCGCTCAAATAGAAACTTTGGGCGCAAAAGCCATAGCAGTAAAGTCGTTATCCGAATTGCAGCAAATTGATGCTTTGGTGTTACCCGGCGGTGAAAGTACCGCAATGAGGCGCTTGATGCATTCGAGCGATTTATTTCAGGCGCTCAAATCATTTGATAAGCCGATATTAGGTACTTGTGCCGGATTGATTCTGTTAGCGAATAAACTTGAAGGCGGCGAGCCTCCTCATTTAGCCAAAATGAATATTCAAGTTCAGCGTAACGCTTTCGGTCGGCAGGTTGATAGTTTCCAAACGGACTTGATGATCAAAGGATTTGCTGAACCTTTTCCGGCGGTTTTTATTCGCGCACCTTATATCAGTCGTATAGGCAGTGAGGTAGAAGTGCTGGCGGAATGGCAGGGCAATGTTGTATTTGCCAAGCAAGGCAATTTACTGGCTTGTGTATTTCATCCGGAATTAACATCGGATACGCGTGTTATGGAATTGTTTCTACAACAACTAAAAGAGTAG
- the pdxS gene encoding pyridoxal 5'-phosphate synthase lyase subunit PdxS produces the protein MTKILGSDPVKRGMAQMQKGGVIMDVVNAEQARIAEAAGAVAVMALERVPSDIRAAGGVARMANTAIVREVMGAVSIPVMAKARIGHIVEARVLEAMGVDYIDESEVLTPADEEFHLLKSDYTVPFVCGCRDLGEALRRIGEGASMLRTKGEPGTGNVVEAVRHLRKVNAQLRKVINMSHDELMTEAKHLGAPFELLLQIKTLGKLPVVNFAAGGIATPADAALMMELGADGVFVGSGIFKSENPEKFAKAIVEATTHYQDYDLIARLSADLGEPMRGLEISKLAVQDRMQERGW, from the coding sequence ATGACTAAAATTTTAGGTTCTGATCCGGTTAAACGTGGAATGGCTCAAATGCAAAAAGGCGGAGTCATTATGGATGTGGTGAATGCGGAACAAGCTCGCATTGCAGAGGCTGCCGGCGCAGTTGCCGTGATGGCATTAGAACGTGTGCCTTCCGATATTCGTGCCGCAGGCGGAGTAGCAAGAATGGCGAATACAGCTATTGTGCGTGAAGTGATGGGAGCGGTGTCCATTCCGGTAATGGCAAAGGCTCGTATCGGACATATCGTTGAGGCGAGAGTGCTGGAAGCAATGGGCGTAGATTATATTGATGAAAGTGAGGTATTAACGCCGGCAGATGAAGAGTTTCATTTGTTAAAAAGCGATTATACTGTGCCTTTTGTATGCGGCTGCCGAGATTTAGGCGAAGCACTGCGTCGTATCGGTGAAGGCGCTTCGATGTTGCGTACTAAAGGCGAACCGGGAACGGGCAATGTAGTGGAAGCGGTTCGCCATTTACGCAAGGTCAATGCGCAATTACGTAAAGTGATTAATATGAGTCATGACGAACTGATGACCGAAGCAAAACACTTAGGCGCACCGTTTGAACTATTGTTGCAAATTAAAACGTTAGGCAAATTACCGGTAGTAAATTTTGCGGCGGGCGGAATTGCCACACCGGCGGATGCCGCATTAATGATGGAATTAGGCGCAGACGGCGTATTTGTCGGATCGGGGATTTTTAAATCCGAAAATCCGGAGAAATTTGCAAAAGCGATTGTAGAAGCCACTACACATTACCAAGATTATGACTTAATCGCTCGTCTTTCGGCGGATTTAGGCGAACCGATGAGAGGGTTGGAAATCAGCAAATTAGCGGTACAAGATCGTATGCAAGAGCGTGGTTGGTAA
- a CDS encoding PLP-dependent aminotransferase family protein yields MKKLSYLLNKQQTTPLYLQLYQQIKRSIYSQELQLGDKLPSKRHLCEHLQISQNTVESAYAQLLAEGYIESKPRSGFFVCFQAELAYPSANVVKNFVNSTASPDYEIDFNPNKIDNQSFPFNRWKKCANWANKDFLNMGDKQGDLNLRQQISQYLLASRGVNCEPEQIVIGAGVESCLQQLILLFQQLNPTMNWAMESYGYPTVEKLLNLYQKPIFKMPFSSENYQLDIPFLEQNRINVAYLTPSHLYPFGHILTIGQRQQLLEWAVAQDGRYIIEDDYDSEFRYTGKPIPSLQSLDRQDTVIYLGSFSKLLMPSLRITFLVLPRNLLSEYQQYCEFFNASVSRLEQQRLAKFIQSGEFEKHINRMRKIYRRKMELLCELLSPYTKQINYYGEHSGFYLLIELLNETRTLDQLVELANTEKIKVYPIHHQQRRLFSLGFGHLSEEQLRKGLDKLLHCWNIAC; encoded by the coding sequence GTGAAAAAATTAAGCTATCTACTCAATAAGCAACAAACTACGCCGCTTTATTTACAACTTTATCAGCAAATCAAGCGGTCTATTTATAGTCAAGAATTGCAACTCGGCGATAAATTGCCGTCTAAACGTCATCTCTGCGAGCATTTACAAATCAGTCAAAATACGGTGGAAAGTGCTTATGCACAATTATTGGCGGAAGGTTATATTGAATCTAAACCTCGCAGCGGTTTTTTTGTCTGTTTTCAGGCGGAGTTGGCTTATCCGAGTGCTAATGTCGTAAAAAATTTTGTCAATTCGACCGCTTCTCCCGACTATGAGATCGATTTCAACCCGAATAAAATCGACAACCAATCTTTTCCGTTTAACCGCTGGAAAAAGTGTGCCAATTGGGCAAATAAAGATTTTTTAAATATGGGCGATAAGCAAGGCGATCTCAATTTACGTCAGCAAATTTCTCAATATCTATTAGCTTCACGCGGGGTAAATTGCGAGCCGGAACAAATCGTGATTGGGGCGGGCGTAGAAAGCTGCTTACAGCAATTGATCTTATTATTTCAGCAACTCAACCCTACGATGAATTGGGCGATGGAATCTTACGGTTATCCGACAGTAGAAAAATTGCTGAATCTCTATCAAAAGCCGATTTTCAAAATGCCGTTCAGCTCGGAAAACTATCAGCTGGATATTCCTTTCTTAGAACAAAATCGAATTAACGTCGCTTATTTGACCCCCTCACACTTATATCCGTTCGGTCACATTTTAACCATTGGACAACGCCAACAATTACTCGAATGGGCGGTCGCACAAGACGGACGTTATATTATTGAGGATGACTATGACAGTGAGTTCCGCTACACCGGTAAACCGATTCCCTCGTTACAAAGTTTAGACCGACAAGATACAGTGATCTATTTGGGATCGTTTTCTAAATTACTTATGCCCTCACTACGGATTACGTTTTTAGTGCTACCTCGCAATTTATTAAGCGAATATCAGCAATATTGTGAATTTTTTAATGCCTCGGTTTCTCGCTTGGAACAGCAACGTTTAGCCAAATTTATTCAATCAGGAGAATTTGAAAAACATATTAATCGAATGAGGAAAATATACCGCCGTAAAATGGAATTATTGTGTGAGCTACTCTCACCTTATACCAAACAAATTAACTATTACGGCGAACATTCCGGCTTCTATTTGTTGATCGAATTATTAAACGAAACAAGAACATTAGATCAATTAGTCGAACTGGCAAATACAGAGAAAATTAAGGTCTATCCGATTCATCATCAACAACGTAGATTATTTAGTTTAGGCTTCGGCCATTTGTCGGAGGAACAACTACGAAAGGGATTAGATAAGTTATTACATTGTTGGAATATTGCTTGCTAA
- the frr gene encoding ribosome recycling factor, with product MINEIKKDTQDRMEKSLEALKSHISKIRTGRAQPSLLDGIQVEYYGSATPLRQLANVVAEDARTLAVNVFDRSLISAVEKAILTSDLGLNPSSAGATIRVPLPPLTEERRRDLIKIVKGEGEQGKIAIRNVRRDANDQIKALLKDKEISEDEERKAQDEIQKITDGYVKKVDEVLAAKEKELLDF from the coding sequence ATGATCAATGAAATTAAAAAAGATACGCAAGATCGTATGGAAAAGAGCTTAGAAGCGTTAAAAAGCCATATTTCTAAAATTCGTACCGGTCGTGCGCAACCAAGTCTTTTAGACGGTATCCAAGTGGAATACTACGGTTCTGCGACACCGCTTCGTCAATTAGCGAACGTGGTGGCGGAGGATGCGCGTACTTTAGCGGTAAACGTATTCGACCGTTCTTTAATTAGCGCGGTAGAAAAAGCGATTTTAACTTCCGATTTAGGTTTAAACCCTTCATCAGCAGGTGCAACCATCCGTGTTCCGCTTCCGCCATTAACGGAAGAACGTCGTCGTGATTTAATCAAAATCGTAAAAGGTGAAGGCGAACAAGGTAAAATTGCAATCCGTAACGTACGTCGTGATGCAAACGATCAAATCAAAGCGTTATTAAAAGACAAAGAAATCAGCGAAGACGAAGAGCGTAAAGCACAAGACGAAATCCAAAAAATCACTGACGGTTATGTGAAAAAAGTTGATGAAGTATTAGCGGCAAAAGAAAAAGAATTACTAGATTTCTAA
- the pyrH gene encoding UMP kinase: MSNPIYKRILLKLSGEALQGDEGFGIDPSILDRMALEIKELIEMGVEVGVVLGGGNLFRGAKLAKAGMNRVVGDHMGMLATVMNGLAMRDALHRADVNAKLMSAFQLNGICDTYNWSEAIKMLREKRVVIFSAGTGSPFFTTDSAACLRGIEIEADIVLKATKVDGVYDKDPAKFADAKLYNQLTYAEVIDQELQVMDLAAFTLARDHGMPIRVFNMVKPGALKQVITGTTEGTIIS; this comes from the coding sequence ATGAGCAACCCAATCTATAAACGTATTTTATTAAAATTAAGCGGCGAAGCATTACAAGGCGATGAAGGCTTCGGTATTGATCCGTCTATTTTGGATCGTATGGCATTAGAAATTAAAGAATTGATTGAAATGGGTGTGGAAGTCGGTGTAGTACTCGGCGGCGGTAACTTATTCCGTGGTGCGAAATTAGCGAAAGCCGGTATGAACCGTGTTGTGGGCGACCATATGGGTATGCTTGCAACCGTAATGAACGGTTTGGCAATGCGTGATGCGTTACACCGTGCGGATGTAAATGCAAAATTAATGTCCGCATTCCAATTAAACGGTATTTGCGATACTTACAACTGGTCCGAAGCAATCAAAATGTTACGTGAAAAACGTGTGGTAATTTTCTCCGCCGGTACCGGTAGCCCGTTCTTTACTACGGATTCCGCAGCTTGTTTACGCGGTATCGAAATCGAAGCGGACATCGTCTTAAAAGCGACTAAAGTGGACGGCGTATATGATAAAGATCCGGCTAAATTTGCCGATGCGAAATTATATAATCAATTAACTTATGCGGAAGTTATCGATCAAGAATTACAAGTTATGGACTTAGCGGCGTTTACGTTAGCGCGCGACCACGGTATGCCGATTCGCGTATTCAATATGGTAAAACCGGGCGCGTTAAAACAAGTGATTACCGGTACGACCGAAGGTACGATTATTTCTTAA
- a CDS encoding phosphoethanolamine transferase — protein MIQKLTKQQIIYTVIAVLFAIFSGYVMLKGSGFFPSPTLAEILFAVILIIALGSSKISFYGLLLPITIGYALYTPIGLSFGAPSYQYIASLFATDLLEGREFLSQLPLTNYLLAVGMLVAVIFFRKITKKYRINFLNNRAFIVCSLVISLFSLAPFKFFHEFFNESMKVKQELEALNNSTEIPSEWGTSTLSADSKYDDYVLVIGESARKDYHHAYGYPVENTPFMSNAKGTLIDGFTAGGTNTIASLKLLLTKPNTQTWEGNYRLNLVELVKSAGIKTYWISNQGYLGRFDTPISSLANKSDEKIFLKTGDSFSQNISDFALLPKFNQIVSQNAQGKRFIVVHLYGSHPITCDRLTDYPKIFDDAKIAQKYHNVNCYLSSMKKTDELLEKLYNELNQNKAKTGRSFSMVYFSDHGLIHSEDDKGIHILNTAQGKLHFDVPLFKISSDDTERHVYKVFKSGLNFTDGIGKWIGITNEKLNPQADLFSNQSDKNDYGLKQVIEKIPAKADPAIVIPTK, from the coding sequence ATGATACAAAAATTAACAAAACAACAAATCATTTATACCGTTATTGCCGTTCTATTCGCAATCTTTTCGGGTTATGTGATGTTGAAAGGCTCAGGCTTTTTTCCTTCTCCGACCTTAGCCGAAATACTGTTTGCCGTAATACTGATTATCGCGTTAGGCAGTTCTAAGATCTCTTTTTACGGCTTATTGTTACCGATTACAATCGGTTATGCGCTTTACACCCCGATTGGGTTATCCTTCGGCGCACCGTCTTATCAATATATCGCCTCTTTATTCGCCACCGATTTATTGGAAGGCAGAGAATTTCTTTCGCAATTGCCTCTTACCAACTATTTACTGGCTGTCGGAATGTTGGTAGCGGTCATTTTTTTCCGAAAAATCACTAAAAAATATCGAATCAACTTTTTAAATAATCGTGCGTTTATCGTCTGCTCGCTGGTCATTTCCTTATTCAGTCTGGCACCCTTTAAATTCTTTCACGAATTTTTTAACGAAAGTATGAAAGTAAAACAAGAATTGGAAGCCTTAAATAACAGTACGGAAATTCCGTCCGAGTGGGGAACTTCAACCCTTTCCGCCGATTCAAAATATGATGATTATGTGCTGGTAATCGGCGAAAGCGCACGTAAAGATTACCATCACGCTTACGGCTATCCGGTTGAAAATACGCCGTTTATGAGCAATGCGAAAGGCACTTTGATTGACGGTTTTACCGCCGGCGGCACCAATACCATTGCTTCGCTCAAATTATTATTGACTAAGCCGAATACGCAAACTTGGGAAGGCAATTACCGCTTAAATTTGGTTGAGCTAGTCAAATCTGCCGGGATTAAAACTTACTGGATTTCCAATCAAGGCTATTTGGGACGTTTTGATACACCGATTTCTTCATTGGCAAATAAAAGCGATGAGAAAATCTTTCTAAAAACGGGCGATTCGTTTAGCCAAAATATCAGTGATTTCGCCTTATTACCGAAATTTAATCAGATCGTTTCACAAAACGCTCAAGGTAAACGCTTTATCGTGGTACATCTGTACGGTTCACACCCGATTACCTGTGATCGCCTAACCGATTATCCGAAAATCTTTGATGATGCGAAAATTGCGCAAAAATATCACAACGTGAACTGTTATCTTTCTTCAATGAAAAAAACCGATGAATTGCTGGAAAAATTATATAACGAGTTAAATCAAAATAAAGCGAAAACCGGCAGAAGTTTCTCTATGGTTTACTTCTCCGATCACGGCTTAATTCATAGCGAAGACGACAAAGGCATTCATATTTTAAATACCGCACAAGGTAAGTTACACTTTGACGTGCCGTTATTTAAAATTTCAAGCGATGATACCGAACGCCACGTTTATAAAGTGTTTAAATCCGGTTTAAACTTTACCGATGGTATCGGCAAATGGATTGGCATTACTAATGAGAAATTAAATCCGCAAGCGGATTTATTCAGTAATCAAAGCGATAAGAACGATTACGGGTTGAAGCAAGTGATTGAAAAAATCCCGGCAAAAGCCGATCCGGCGATTGTGATTCCGACCAAATAA
- the tsf gene encoding translation elongation factor Ts, giving the protein MAEITASLVKELRERTGAGMMECKKALVEANGDIELAIDNMRKSGQAKAAKKAGRVAAEGVILARIGAGFGVLVEMNCETDFVAKDAGFLGLANEVADFALANKGTTIETLAAQFEEKRAALVAKIGENMNIRRVQYLDGQVIAQYLHGAKIGVLVAGEGSDEELKKVAMHVAASRPEFVNPEDVSAEVVAHERQIQIDIAINSGKPKEIAEKMVEGRMKKFTGEVSLTGQAFVMDPSQSVGDYLKSVNTKVTNFIRLEVGEGIEKVEEDFAAEVAKITGGNA; this is encoded by the coding sequence ATGGCTGAAATCACAGCATCACTCGTAAAAGAACTTCGTGAACGTACCGGCGCAGGTATGATGGAATGTAAAAAAGCGTTAGTGGAAGCAAACGGTGATATCGAATTAGCAATCGACAATATGCGTAAATCTGGTCAAGCTAAAGCGGCTAAAAAAGCAGGTCGTGTAGCGGCAGAAGGCGTTATCTTAGCGCGTATCGGTGCAGGCTTTGGTGTGTTAGTTGAAATGAACTGCGAAACCGACTTCGTAGCAAAAGATGCAGGTTTCTTAGGTTTAGCAAACGAAGTTGCCGATTTCGCATTAGCAAACAAAGGTACAACGATTGAAACGTTAGCGGCACAATTCGAAGAAAAACGTGCGGCATTAGTGGCTAAGATCGGTGAGAACATGAACATTCGTCGTGTTCAATACTTAGACGGTCAAGTGATTGCACAATACTTACACGGTGCTAAAATCGGTGTATTAGTAGCGGGTGAAGGTTCGGACGAAGAATTGAAAAAAGTTGCGATGCACGTTGCGGCAAGCCGTCCTGAATTCGTAAACCCTGAAGATGTTTCTGCAGAAGTTGTTGCACACGAACGCCAAATCCAAATCGACATCGCTATCAACTCTGGTAAACCGAAAGAAATCGCAGAGAAAATGGTTGAAGGTCGTATGAAGAAATTCACCGGTGAAGTTTCATTAACAGGTCAAGCGTTTGTAATGGATCCTTCACAATCTGTAGGCGACTACTTAAAATCTGTAAATACGAAAGTAACTAACTTTATCCGTTTAGAAGTTGGTGAAGGTATCGAGAAAGTTGAAGAAGATTTCGCAGCGGAAGTTGCTAAAATCACCGGCGGTAACGCTTAA
- the rpsB gene encoding 30S ribosomal protein S2, with translation MAQVSMRDMLNAGVHYGHQTRYWNPKMKPFIFGARNGVHVINLEKTLPLFNEALAELTRISSNNGKILFVGTKRAASEAVKAAAVDCQQFYVNHRWLGGMLTNWKTVRQSIKRLKDLETQTQDGTFDKITKKEALMRTRELEKLELSLGGIKDMAGLPDAIFVIGADHEHIAIKEANNLGIPVFAIVDTNSTPDGVNYIIPGNDDATRAIQLYLDAASAAVKEGRGSNVEAELEATAE, from the coding sequence ATGGCACAAGTTTCTATGCGCGATATGCTTAACGCGGGCGTTCACTATGGTCACCAAACTCGTTACTGGAACCCAAAAATGAAACCGTTCATTTTTGGTGCGCGTAACGGTGTTCACGTAATCAACTTAGAAAAAACTTTACCTTTATTCAACGAAGCTTTAGCGGAATTAACTCGCATTTCAAGCAACAACGGTAAAATTTTATTCGTTGGTACAAAACGTGCGGCGTCTGAAGCGGTTAAAGCAGCAGCAGTAGATTGCCAACAATTCTACGTAAACCATCGTTGGTTAGGTGGTATGCTAACTAACTGGAAAACAGTTCGTCAGTCAATCAAACGTTTAAAAGATTTAGAAACTCAAACTCAAGACGGTACTTTTGACAAAATCACTAAAAAAGAAGCGTTAATGCGTACTCGTGAGTTAGAAAAATTAGAGTTAAGCTTAGGCGGTATCAAAGATATGGCTGGTCTTCCTGATGCGATTTTCGTTATCGGTGCCGACCACGAGCATATCGCAATCAAAGAAGCAAACAACTTAGGTATTCCAGTATTTGCTATCGTTGATACCAACTCTACTCCGGACGGCGTTAATTACATCATTCCGGGTAACGATGATGCAACACGTGCAATCCAACTTTACTTAGACGCAGCGTCAGCAGCAGTTAAAGAAGGTCGTGGTTCAAACGTTGAAGCTGAGTTAGAAGCGACAGCTGAATAA
- a CDS encoding ABC transporter ATP-binding protein/permease: MNWQTELNNSFLWLITALCCASVGLLATGWLLKQTEFGHRFWHITRPCWQKSHKGKTLGLLLLLIFLILLEVRISVLNTFFYNGLYKSLQDKAVEAFWFFAGINALLVIVKIIHSIINYFLTQSFEIKWLEKLNSEMLNRWLQNKNYYLLQYEKTLPDNIDQRIEQDATAFVTGTVEVTRGVINSIVATIEFTIILWGLSGLLTLFGVDIPKGVVFFIYLFIIFATALSVWIGRPLIRLNFNKEKLQGDYRYSLIRVRDNAESIAFYSGESREQRNLTAKFDYIIANRWKIVRKMLGLDGFNTGVTQVAMILPLMLQAPRFFAGQATLGDMHQTVQSFNRLMRALSFFRLFYEEFTLYQARLNRLYGFFITLDKLDQMPVNASYPCSRGFVLKDFGVKDASGQILLKNINIELQAGDSLLIQGASGTGKTTLLKALAGIYPFETFGVAERACLEQPLFLPQRPYVPQGSLRDAICYPNLSVTDEQLKAAMQECCLYKYVDSLDFNTDWQATLSPGELQRVAFVRILLAKPELIFLDEITSALDEPTEAILYRTIRERLPNSIIISVGHRCTLQQFHSKQINLSERERCECMDCGYCS, translated from the coding sequence ATGAACTGGCAAACAGAGTTAAATAATAGTTTTTTATGGCTGATAACGGCGCTTTGCTGCGCATCCGTCGGGCTTCTTGCAACCGGTTGGCTACTCAAGCAAACCGAATTCGGGCATCGTTTTTGGCATATTACCCGACCGTGTTGGCAAAAAAGCCATAAAGGGAAAACGCTCGGTTTACTTTTATTATTGATCTTTTTGATCTTACTGGAAGTACGGATTAGCGTACTAAATACCTTTTTCTACAACGGTTTATATAAATCGTTACAAGATAAAGCGGTCGAAGCATTTTGGTTTTTTGCGGGGATTAATGCGTTATTGGTGATCGTGAAAATTATTCACTCGATCATCAATTATTTTCTTACCCAATCGTTTGAAATTAAATGGTTGGAAAAGCTCAACAGTGAGATGTTAAATCGCTGGTTGCAAAATAAAAATTACTATTTGCTACAGTATGAGAAAACGTTGCCGGATAATATCGATCAACGTATCGAACAAGATGCGACTGCTTTTGTAACGGGGACGGTGGAAGTCACTCGAGGCGTGATTAATTCGATTGTAGCAACTATTGAATTTACCATTATCTTATGGGGCTTATCGGGACTGCTGACGCTATTTGGTGTAGATATTCCGAAGGGTGTGGTGTTCTTTATTTATCTGTTTATCATTTTTGCGACCGCTTTATCGGTTTGGATTGGGCGACCGCTCATTCGTTTGAATTTTAATAAAGAAAAATTACAAGGGGATTACCGTTATTCGTTGATTCGTGTGCGAGACAATGCCGAAAGTATCGCTTTCTATTCGGGCGAATCTCGAGAACAACGTAATTTAACCGCTAAATTCGATTATATCATTGCAAACCGCTGGAAGATTGTGCGCAAAATGTTGGGGTTGGACGGCTTTAATACCGGCGTAACACAAGTTGCGATGATTTTACCCTTGATGTTACAAGCGCCCCGTTTCTTTGCCGGCCAAGCGACATTAGGCGATATGCACCAAACGGTACAATCATTTAATCGCTTAATGCGCGCATTGTCTTTTTTCCGCTTGTTTTATGAAGAATTTACTTTATACCAAGCTCGTTTGAATCGTTTATACGGCTTCTTCATTACCTTGGATAAGCTCGACCAAATGCCGGTAAATGCGTCTTATCCGTGTTCAAGAGGCTTTGTGCTGAAAGATTTTGGGGTCAAAGACGCAAGCGGTCAAATTTTGCTGAAAAATATCAATATTGAATTACAAGCCGGCGATTCATTGTTGATTCAAGGGGCTTCCGGTACGGGTAAGACTACTTTACTAAAAGCGTTGGCGGGGATTTATCCGTTTGAAACCTTCGGAGTGGCGGAACGTGCCTGTTTAGAACAGCCGCTGTTTTTACCACAACGCCCTTATGTGCCGCAAGGCAGTTTACGCGATGCGATTTGTTATCCGAATTTATCGGTTACGGACGAACAATTAAAAGCGGCGATGCAAGAATGTTGTTTGTATAAATATGTAGATTCGTTGGATTTCAATACCGATTGGCAAGCGACGCTTTCGCCTGGCGAATTGCAACGAGTAGCGTTTGTCCGTATCCTACTTGCGAAGCCGGAATTGATTTTCCTTGATGAAATCACCTCGGCATTAGACGAACCGACCGAAGCGATTTTATATCGGACGATTCGAGAGCGATTGCCGAACAGTATTATCATCAGCGTGGGGCATCGTTGTACCTTACAACAGTTCCACAGTAAGCAGATCAATTTAAGTGAAAGGGAACGTTGCGAGTGCATGGATTGCGGCTATTGCAGCTAA